Proteins encoded within one genomic window of Pongo pygmaeus isolate AG05252 chromosome 6, NHGRI_mPonPyg2-v2.0_pri, whole genome shotgun sequence:
- the CCDC201 gene encoding coiled-coil domain-containing protein 201 encodes MEPGVQDPGLSSSEDESPSLAIRSPTLRKPLKHSTPEEAALGWSPRSSGGASYLSGSPMPAHFSQVLASHPAGVSPPATVRKMRLSTIWASKESSLDLSALGEEPPTSASLAQQQQQQQEESLRAKSWPQNPGLPGILNTTGRKRRDLKKRAAAMERVRQWEIYVLQNIEEATQHELTIEDD; translated from the exons ATGGAGCCTGGGGTGCAG GATCCAGGATTGAGCTCCTCTGAGGATGAGAGCCCCTCTCTAGCGATCAGGAGCCCCACCTTGAGAAAGCCCCTGAAACACAGCACCCCTGAGGAGGCAGCCCTGGGCTGGAGCCCAAGGTCATCAGGAGGTGCCTCCTATCTCAGTGGGTCCCCAATGCCTGCACACTTCTCTCAGGTCCTTGCGTCCCACCCAGCAGGGGTCAGCCCTCCAGCCACTGTCAGGAAAATGAGGCTTTCTACTATCTGGGCCTCCAAGGAGTCCAGCTTGGATCTCTCAGCTCTTGGGGAAGagccacccacatcagcctcattagcccagcagcagcagcagcagcaggaagagtCCCTCCGGGCAAAGAGCTGGCCACAAAACCCTGGATTGCCTGGGATCCTGAACACAACTGGGAGGAAGAGACGAGACCTGAAGAAGCGGGCAGCTGCG ATGGAGCGAGTGCGACAGTGGGAGATCTACGTGCTTCAGAACATCGAGGAAGCCACCCAGCACGAGCTCACCATCGAAGACGACTGA